The Mauremys reevesii isolate NIE-2019 linkage group 1, ASM1616193v1, whole genome shotgun sequence genome has a segment encoding these proteins:
- the KCNA5 gene encoding potassium voltage-gated channel subfamily A member 5, whose translation MVLPEEGGHRLGMAMAAAAEEEEESQRALHHQRVLINISGLRFETQLGTLNQFPDTLLGDPDKRMRYFDPLRNEYFFDRNRPSFDGILYFYQSGGKLRRPVNVSIDVFADEIRFYQLGEEAMERFREDEGFIKEEEKPLPRNEFQRQVWLIFEYPESSSSARGIAIVSVLVILISIITFCLETLPEFRDERELQAPLPPHGAALNGTGGEAPPMQPPSSLSDPFFIIETTCVIWFTFELLVRFFACPSKPEFSRNIMNIIDIVAIIPYFITLGTELAQEQQEPGAPSTASNNNGGQQQAMSLAILRVIRLVRVFRIFKLSRHSKGLQILGQTLKASMRELGLLIFFLFIGVILFSSAVYFAEADDPDSHFSSIPDAFWWAVVTMTTVGYGDMRPVTVGGKIVGSLCAIAGVLTIALPVPVIVSNFNYFYHRGTDNEEQAILKEEPSSAQGSSAGGELKRSRSKNSLNKSVVHLENSEGINNGTGSLEKTNIKAKSNLDLRKSLYALCLDTNRETDL comes from the coding sequence ATGGTGCTGCCGGAGGAAGGCGGGCACCGCTTGGGCATGGCCATGGCCGCGGcggccgaggaggaggaggagagccagCGCGCCCTGCACCACCAGCGGGTGCTGATCAACATCTCCGGGCTGCGCTTCGAGACGCAGCTGGGCACCCTCAACCAGTTCCCGGACACGCTGCTGGGCGACCCGGACAAGCGCATGCGGTACTTCGACCCGCTGCGCAACGAGTACTTCTTCGATCGGAACCGGCCCAGCTTCGACGGGATCCTCTACTTCTACCAGTCCGGGGGCAAGCTGCGCCGGCCGGTCAACGTCTCCATCGACGTCTTCGCCGACGAGATCCGCTTCTACCAGCTGGGCGAGGAGGCCATGGAGCGGTTCCGGGAGGACGAGGGCTTCatcaaggaggaggagaagcccctGCCCCGCAACGAGTTCCAGCGCCAGGTGTGGCTCATCTTCGAGTACCCGGAGAGCTCCAGCTCCGCCCGGGGCATCGCCATCGTCTCGGTGCTGGTGATCCTCATCTCCATCATCACCTTCTGCCTGGAGACCCTGCCCGAGTTCCGGGACGAGAGGGAGCTGcaggcccccctgcccccacacggGGCAGCCCTGAACGGCACCGGCGGGGAGGCCCCCCCGatgcagccccccagcagcctgtcCGACCCCTTCTTCATCATCGAGACCACCTGCGTGATTTGGTTCACCTTCGAGCTGCTGGTGCGCTTCTTCGCCTGCCCCAGCAAGCCCGAGTTCTCCAGGAACATCATGAACATTATAGACATCGTGGCCATCATCCCCTACTTCATCACCCTGGGCACCGAGCTGGCTCAGGAGCAACAGGAGCCAGGGGCCCCCAGCACCGCCAGTAACAACAACGGGGGCCAGCAGCAAGCCATGTCCCTGGCCATCCTCAGGGTCATCCGCCTGGTCAGGGTCTTCAGGATCTTCAAGCTCTCCAGACACTCCAAGGGGCTGCAGATCCTGGGGCAGACTTTGAAAGCCAGCATGCGGGAGCTGGGGCTTCTCATCTTCTTCCTTTTCATCGGGGTGATCCTCTTCTCCAGCGCCGTGTACTTTGCCGAGGCGGACGACCCAGACTCCCATTTCTCTAGCATCCCCGACGCTTTCTGGTGGGCGGTGGTTACTATGACCACAGTGGGCTATGGGGACATGAGACCTGTCACCGTAGGGGGCAAGATCGTGGGCTCCTTGTGTGCTATCGCTGGCGTGCTAACCATAGCCCTGCCCGTACCCGTCATCGTGTCCAACTTCAACTACTTCTACCACCGAGGAACTGACAACGAAGAGCAGGCTATTCTCAAGGAGGAACCCAGCAGCGCtcagggcagctcagctggggGGGAGCTGAAGAGAAGTCGCAGTAAAAACTCTCTGAACAAATCTGTTGTGCACTTGGAAAACAGTGAGGGGATCAACAATGGCACTGGATCCTTAGAGAAAACCAATATCAAAGCTAAAAGCAACCTAGATCTTAGAAAATCCCTCTATGCACTCTGTCTGGACACCAATAGGGAAACAGATCTGTAA